Proteins found in one Halobaculum sp. MBLA0147 genomic segment:
- a CDS encoding phosphotransferase has protein sequence MTVDDAVHDTLAQYTDDYAVERELHAVPPYRVHEVRVDGRRAVLKRDAHRRGHAAVEGHVHAYAAAETRVPVPPVLAVGADHYLVAWDDTVPDEPPEPDTAWCRAAGVVLARLHADSADAVSTYGSFTTASDADATTTDGDHTASVADATTTCVANDLDGPRMGIADDSDGTRRSSTGTELSLGSSDGVALVVDGATTWCEAVCDRLRGHRQYLASRERSAAVARADAVLDYLAATPDAFAAVGEPVCCHGNVLPDHLGVVDGSPASLIDFEHALAAPPGYDYWRTVGPLGGDDEPALVTAFREGYESVRPLPTGARGCARAYRLVNAVAYLEALFLQRNRDETERERVAERLCDAIDEWLAAARADGDETTDG, from the coding sequence ATGACAGTCGACGACGCAGTCCATGACACGCTCGCACAGTACACGGACGACTACGCCGTCGAGCGCGAACTCCACGCGGTGCCGCCGTACCGCGTCCACGAGGTCCGCGTCGACGGGCGTCGTGCGGTTCTGAAACGCGACGCGCACCGCCGCGGACACGCCGCCGTCGAGGGTCACGTCCACGCCTACGCGGCCGCGGAGACGCGTGTCCCCGTGCCGCCGGTGCTCGCCGTCGGCGCCGACCACTACCTCGTCGCCTGGGACGACACGGTTCCGGACGAGCCACCCGAACCGGACACGGCGTGGTGTCGCGCCGCCGGCGTCGTGCTCGCACGACTCCACGCGGACTCCGCCGACGCGGTCTCGACGTACGGGTCGTTCACGACGGCTTCCGACGCGGACGCCACGACGACCGACGGCGATCACACTGCCTCCGTCGCGGACGCCACGACGACTTGCGTCGCGAACGACCTGGACGGACCGAGGATGGGCATCGCGGACGACTCGGACGGGACGCGACGCTCCTCCACTGGGACCGAGTTGTCGCTCGGGTCGTCGGACGGCGTCGCCCTCGTCGTCGACGGCGCGACGACGTGGTGCGAGGCGGTGTGTGACCGGCTCCGCGGCCACAGGCAGTACCTCGCGAGCCGGGAGCGGTCGGCGGCGGTCGCGCGTGCCGACGCGGTCCTCGACTACCTCGCCGCCACGCCCGACGCCTTCGCCGCCGTCGGCGAGCCGGTCTGTTGTCACGGCAACGTGCTCCCGGACCACCTCGGAGTCGTCGACGGGTCGCCGGCGTCGCTGATCGACTTCGAACACGCGCTCGCCGCGCCGCCGGGCTACGACTACTGGCGGACCGTCGGCCCGCTCGGCGGCGACGACGAGCCGGCGCTGGTGACGGCGTTCAGAGAGGGGTACGAGTCCGTCCGCCCACTCCCGACGGGCGCGAGGGGCTGTGCTCGCGCGTACCGGCTGGTGAACGCGGTCGCGTACCTGGAGGCGCTGTTCCTCCAACGGAACCGAGACGAGACGGAGCGCGAACGGGTCGCCGAACGACTGTGTGACGCGATTGACGAGTGGCTCGCCGCGGCGCGGGCAGACGGCGACGAGACGACGGACGGGTGA
- a CDS encoding histidine kinase N-terminal 7TM domain-containing protein: MSTHDRVVPPAVYLYFRGRILTRDGFTRSMAYNETLLTVTAFVSAAVSGATALAAVSRSRGSSRVAGDALAGVALVAALWAVSFGFRVSAGGVGTALTWFRVGLVVSTALPTLALVFALFQTGNGGVLGQWTAAALAVEPTAAASLAATNHLHELYVVGTETVALGEGVVLVPVPGTALLVHSVYSLVVGLGATLLFAVEAVATEGPYRRQAALLCVAVAIPICTTGATLAEVPLAPAYNTTPVWLGLSSLLLVVAIRAYGLFDVSPVAHETIIAEIDDAVVIVDGRGRVVDSNPAATAAFGVDESDVGRAATDVLPNAAAVDRLLAGEETTLSTGDDRHYEATVTSLSVGNRAGDSRVLVFRDVTDRQRVERRFRTYVEQSNDALMVLDDETTVEYVSAAAERVFGRPPESIEGRTVFSLVHPDDQSDIHRVFRSVTDGGRVVDDAEDGSTTGVGATTGVDRVGGDDGVDRVGSATTVDRIEGPTDDGRASGGRADDRQPGEEPSGGDVGEDARDRERFRIRHGDGGWRTVEAVVAAGVGDRGDRLLVNVRDVTDRQRYEQRLRVLNRVLRHDLRNDANVVLGYADLLLKSDLDPGIRERAEAVRRKANRLVELGEQAREVDRTLHAEGGETHRIDLDDAIDSVAWRARETYPDAQVDTDCPDSVSAQGNELVESALWHLVSNGIEHNDSEEPWVRLSVERGDDWVHVTVTDDGPGIPESERKVLAHGTETALEHGSGLGLWLVKWITDSVNGNVSFAERDPRGSAVTLELAAPVERPADATDGDKPGGTSDGESAGSGTPDGGDTDDDPAE; the protein is encoded by the coding sequence GTGTCGACGCACGACCGCGTCGTCCCACCGGCAGTGTATTTATACTTCCGGGGGCGAATCCTCACCCGAGACGGGTTCACACGATCGATGGCCTACAACGAGACGTTGTTGACGGTGACGGCGTTCGTGTCGGCGGCCGTGTCCGGGGCGACGGCACTGGCTGCGGTGTCGCGGAGCCGCGGGAGCAGCCGTGTCGCGGGCGACGCACTCGCCGGGGTGGCGCTCGTCGCCGCGTTGTGGGCGGTCTCGTTCGGGTTCCGTGTCTCGGCGGGTGGCGTCGGGACCGCGCTGACCTGGTTCCGCGTCGGGCTCGTCGTCTCGACGGCACTCCCGACGCTCGCGCTGGTGTTCGCGTTGTTCCAGACGGGCAACGGCGGCGTGTTGGGACAGTGGACGGCGGCGGCGTTGGCGGTGGAACCGACCGCCGCGGCGTCGCTGGCGGCGACGAACCACCTCCACGAGCTGTACGTGGTCGGGACCGAGACCGTCGCGCTGGGTGAGGGAGTCGTCCTCGTCCCGGTTCCGGGGACGGCGCTGCTCGTCCACTCGGTGTACAGCCTCGTCGTCGGACTCGGGGCCACGCTGCTGTTCGCGGTGGAGGCGGTCGCGACGGAGGGACCCTACCGACGACAGGCGGCGCTGTTGTGTGTGGCGGTGGCGATCCCGATCTGTACGACTGGAGCGACGTTGGCCGAGGTCCCGCTGGCGCCGGCGTACAACACGACGCCGGTGTGGTTGGGACTCTCGTCGCTGCTGCTCGTCGTCGCGATCCGGGCGTACGGACTGTTCGACGTGTCGCCGGTGGCTCACGAGACGATCATCGCGGAGATCGACGACGCGGTCGTCATCGTCGACGGACGTGGACGCGTGGTCGACAGCAACCCGGCGGCGACGGCGGCGTTCGGCGTCGACGAGAGTGACGTGGGACGCGCCGCGACCGACGTGTTGCCGAACGCGGCCGCGGTCGACCGGCTGCTCGCCGGCGAGGAGACGACGCTCTCGACGGGCGACGACCGCCACTACGAGGCGACGGTCACCTCGCTGTCCGTCGGGAACCGGGCCGGCGACAGCCGCGTGTTGGTGTTCCGGGACGTGACCGACCGCCAGCGGGTCGAGCGCCGCTTCCGCACGTACGTCGAGCAGTCGAACGACGCGCTGATGGTCCTCGACGACGAGACGACCGTGGAGTACGTGAGCGCCGCCGCCGAACGGGTGTTCGGCCGGCCCCCGGAGTCGATCGAGGGCCGGACGGTCTTCTCGCTCGTCCACCCGGACGACCAGTCGGACATCCACCGAGTGTTCCGGTCCGTGACCGACGGCGGGCGGGTGGTCGACGACGCCGAAGACGGATCGACGACGGGTGTCGGGGCGACGACTGGCGTCGACCGGGTCGGTGGCGACGACGGAGTCGATCGGGTCGGTAGCGCGACGACGGTCGACCGGATCGAGGGGCCGACCGACGACGGACGAGCGAGTGGTGGACGAGCGGACGACCGCCAGCCGGGCGAGGAACCGTCCGGCGGCGACGTGGGTGAGGACGCACGCGACAGAGAGCGGTTCCGGATCCGTCACGGCGACGGTGGGTGGCGGACCGTCGAGGCGGTCGTCGCCGCCGGTGTCGGGGACCGTGGCGACCGACTGCTCGTGAACGTCCGGGACGTGACGGACAGACAGCGGTACGAACAGCGGTTGCGCGTGCTCAACCGGGTGCTCAGACACGACCTCCGCAACGACGCCAACGTCGTGTTGGGGTACGCCGACCTCCTGTTGAAGTCGGACCTGGACCCGGGGATCAGAGAGCGCGCGGAGGCGGTGCGGCGGAAGGCGAACCGCCTCGTAGAGCTCGGCGAGCAGGCCCGCGAGGTCGACCGGACGCTCCACGCGGAGGGTGGCGAGACGCACCGGATCGACCTCGACGACGCGATCGACAGCGTGGCGTGGCGGGCACGCGAGACGTATCCGGACGCACAGGTCGACACGGACTGTCCCGACTCGGTGAGTGCACAGGGGAACGAACTCGTCGAGTCCGCGCTGTGGCACCTCGTCTCGAACGGGATCGAACACAACGACAGCGAGGAACCGTGGGTGCGCCTCTCCGTCGAGCGTGGTGACGACTGGGTCCACGTCACGGTCACCGACGACGGGCCAGGCATCCCGGAGTCAGAGCGGAAGGTGTTGGCACACGGCACCGAGACGGCACTGGAACACGGGAGCGGCCTCGGGCTCTGGCTCGTGAAGTGGATCACCGACAGCGTGAACGGCAACGTCTCCTTCGCCGAGCGGGACCCCCGCGGCTCGGCTGTCACCCTCGAACTCGCCGCGCCAGTCGAACGACCCGCGGACGCGACGGACGGCGACAAGCCGGGCGGCACCTCGGACGGCGAGAGTGCGGGCAGCGGCACACCAGACGGGGGAGACACGGACGACGATCCGGCGGAGTGA
- a CDS encoding acyl-CoA dehydrogenase family protein, whose amino-acid sequence MDFGLSAEHRMIRDQVREFADEEIEPVAQEIEDDHRFPAEIFDQLAELDIMGVPVSEEYGGLGGDQLMYALVTEELGRVSGGIGLSYAAHVSLGSKPIELFGTDEQKEEWLRPLAEGEEMGAWALTEPESGSDASDMDTMAEKDGDEYVLNGTKQFITNASEANSVLVKAVTDPEAGYDGISTFIVDPEDDGFEVTTIWDKMGLNCSPTCEIRLDDVRIPEDRLLGEEGEGWKQTMKTLDGGRISIAALSTGLAQGAYEAAEAYAGDREQFGKPISKFDAIRDTLVDMHRKTERARLLTHKAATLYDQGESVTRESSLAKLDASEAAREVAEDAVQVLGGYGYTEDFSPQRYYRDAKLMEIGEGTSEIQHLVIGRELGL is encoded by the coding sequence ATGGATTTCGGACTCTCGGCGGAGCACCGGATGATCCGCGACCAGGTGCGCGAGTTCGCGGACGAAGAGATCGAACCCGTCGCCCAGGAGATCGAGGACGACCACCGCTTCCCGGCGGAGATCTTCGACCAGTTGGCGGAGTTGGACATCATGGGTGTCCCCGTCTCCGAGGAGTACGGCGGGCTCGGCGGCGACCAACTCATGTACGCGCTCGTCACCGAAGAACTCGGCCGTGTCTCCGGCGGGATCGGACTCTCGTACGCCGCACACGTCTCGCTCGGCTCGAAGCCGATCGAACTGTTCGGCACCGACGAGCAGAAGGAGGAGTGGCTCCGCCCGCTCGCCGAGGGCGAGGAGATGGGTGCGTGGGCGCTCACGGAGCCGGAGTCCGGCTCGGACGCCTCCGACATGGACACGATGGCCGAGAAGGACGGCGACGAGTACGTCCTGAACGGCACCAAGCAGTTCATCACCAACGCCAGCGAGGCCAACAGCGTGCTCGTGAAGGCCGTCACCGACCCCGAGGCCGGCTACGACGGCATCTCGACGTTCATCGTCGACCCCGAGGACGACGGGTTCGAGGTGACGACGATCTGGGACAAGATGGGTCTCAACTGTTCGCCCACCTGCGAGATCCGTCTCGACGACGTGCGCATCCCCGAGGACCGACTGCTCGGCGAGGAGGGTGAAGGGTGGAAACAGACGATGAAGACGCTCGACGGCGGACGGATCTCCATCGCGGCGCTGTCGACCGGGCTGGCGCAGGGTGCCTACGAGGCGGCGGAGGCGTACGCCGGCGACCGCGAGCAGTTCGGGAAGCCGATCTCGAAGTTCGACGCGATCCGCGACACACTCGTCGACATGCACCGGAAGACGGAGCGGGCGCGGCTGCTCACCCACAAGGCGGCGACGCTGTACGACCAGGGTGAGTCGGTGACGCGCGAGTCCTCGCTGGCGAAACTGGACGCCTCGGAGGCGGCCCGCGAGGTCGCCGAGGACGCCGTCCAAGTGTTGGGTGGGTACGGGTACACCGAGGACTTCTCGCCACAGCGGTACTACCGCGACGCGAAGCTGATGGAGATCGGCGAGGGGACCAGCGAGATCCAACACCTCGTCATCGGCCGGGAACTCGGACTGTAG
- a CDS encoding glycosyltransferase family 4 protein, whose protein sequence is MLVSHYFEWERFVTGGHYQTVQNQRRVLDEHGIEYTTRPVPDADLLHLNNMGPRSVAAAVRARRHDTPVLVHTHQTAEDFEESFAFSNVLAKPLRPYLAFAYGLADHLVCPSPYTRDVIDDYTDLPKTVISNGFDAERLAGYDDPDLRERTLSAYDLEPPVVFNVGHVIERKGLSAFVETARRLPEVDFAWFGYLNPTGGTLDAVLQSSDTRRIVRESPDNCTFTGYVEDPRAAFAAGDVFLFPTKNENEGMALLEAMSCGAPPVVRDIPTFDWLTDGEDCLKAADVDGFVAALDRLVDDADRREALGEGAATASEPYALEAVGDQLVALYRELVDGEE, encoded by the coding sequence GTGTTGGTGAGCCACTACTTCGAGTGGGAGCGGTTCGTCACCGGCGGCCACTACCAGACGGTGCAGAACCAGCGGCGTGTCCTCGACGAGCACGGGATCGAGTACACGACGCGGCCGGTGCCGGACGCCGACCTGCTCCACCTCAACAACATGGGGCCGCGGTCGGTCGCCGCGGCGGTCCGTGCCCGTCGCCACGACACACCCGTGTTGGTCCACACCCACCAGACGGCGGAGGACTTCGAGGAGAGTTTCGCGTTCTCGAACGTCCTGGCGAAGCCGCTGCGGCCGTACCTCGCGTTCGCGTACGGACTGGCGGACCACCTCGTCTGTCCGTCGCCGTACACCCGCGACGTGATCGACGACTACACCGACCTGCCGAAGACGGTGATCTCCAACGGGTTCGACGCCGAGCGGTTGGCGGGGTACGACGATCCCGACCTCCGGGAGCGCACCTTGTCGGCGTACGACCTGGAACCGCCGGTCGTGTTCAACGTCGGCCACGTGATCGAGCGGAAGGGACTGTCGGCGTTCGTCGAGACCGCTCGACGGCTCCCCGAGGTGGACTTCGCGTGGTTCGGCTACCTCAACCCCACCGGCGGGACGCTGGACGCGGTGTTACAGAGCTCCGACACCCGGCGGATCGTCCGCGAGAGTCCAGACAACTGCACGTTCACGGGGTACGTCGAGGACCCGCGCGCCGCGTTCGCGGCCGGGGACGTGTTCCTCTTCCCGACGAAGAACGAGAACGAGGGGATGGCGCTGCTGGAGGCGATGTCGTGTGGCGCGCCGCCGGTCGTCCGTGACATCCCCACCTTCGACTGGCTCACGGACGGCGAGGACTGTCTGAAGGCCGCGGACGTGGACGGGTTCGTCGCGGCACTCGACCGACTCGTCGACGACGCGGATCGCCGCGAGGCGCTGGGCGAGGGTGCTGCGACCGCCAGCGAGCCGTACGCGCTGGAGGCCGTCGGCGACCAGTTGGTCGCGCTGTACCGCGAGTTGGTCGACGGCGAGGAGTGA